Proteins from a single region of Elgaria multicarinata webbii isolate HBS135686 ecotype San Diego chromosome 23, rElgMul1.1.pri, whole genome shotgun sequence:
- the NMRK2 gene encoding nicotinamide riboside kinase 2, which yields MKYIIGIGGVTNGGKTTLTKRLTKTLPNCCVVHQDDFFKPQDQIQVGDDGFKQWDVLASLDMDAMVSTVQAWIENPVKFARSHGVSVSRGSKTPSSDNIHILVIEGFLLYNYRPLVELFDKRYYLAVPYDECKRRRSTRNYTVPDPPGLFDGHVWPMYLKHRKEMEASEVDVVYLDGLKSRDDLYMQVFQDIQNKLLNSS from the exons atGAAATACATCATAGGAATAGGAGG CGTGACCAATGGTGGCAAGACCACTTTGACCAAAAGACTTACCAAAACACTGCCAAACTGTTGCGTTGTCCATCAAGATGATTTCTTCAAG CCACAAGATCAAATACAAGTTGGGGACGACGGCTTTAAGCAATGGGATG TCTTGGCTTCCTTGGATATGGACGCTATGGTGAGCACTGTCCAGGCATGGATTGAGAATCCTGTGAAGTTTGCCCGATCCCATGGAGTGAGTGTTTCACGCGGCTCAAAGACACCCAGTTCGGACAATATCCACATACTGGTCATTGAAGGCTTCCTGCTTTACAACTACAG GCCACTAGTGGAGTTGTTTGACAAACGTTACTACTTAGCAGTTCCATATGACGAATGCAAACGGAGAAGGAG TACACGTAACTATACAGTTCCCGATCCACCTGGTCTCTTCGATGGCCATGTTTGGCCCATGTATCTTAAACACAGGAAGGAAATGGAGGCCAGCGAAGTTGACGTTG TTTATCTGGATGGCCTGAAGTCCAGGGATGACCTTTATATGCAAGTCTTTCAAGATATACAGAACAAGCTTTTGAATAGTTCATAG